The genomic stretch TTAAATTTAGGGGGACATAAGGAAGACCCCCCCAGCCCTTGTGCCTTTTGAATTGATAGCCATGAGGTTCCAGGGTACCAGCTTCAGGTCAGACAATTCCAGGAAGCTGTAGAATCTTGCCAGTGTGAAGTTTGCCCACCTCAAGGATCCACATGAATTGTACTTTAAGATCCAGCAAAACTGAAGGCTCATGGGTATGGTCACTTGGCCCAGGGAGGCTATGCTCTCACAGTCTCCACCCATCTCAAGACCAGCAGCATCTGACACTCACTTCTTTCTTTAGGTGACCCAGGAGAAAGATTTATGTACCACCATAGCTTCAGCCTCTAGCCATGCATATCAAAATCTCTGGACTTAGATAAAAAGGCATACACGAGAAACCACACTTTGGGTTTTGAAATTTTACTGTCATGCAGACGTTAGAAATCAAGACCCAGAAACTAGGGGTTGGCATTAACTTTGTGTAGctctgaagacatttttctttcctatagTGACAGTTCTAAATTTCAGTGTAGAGAAGCTTAGGTGCCGCAACGTAATtctgaagtctcacagtctgctttttctcctctccctctcctcactgATTATCTGACTATAAAGAAAGCCACAGAGTTtgccttcaaaataaaaacatggaaaacagtatggtgtcccctcaaaaattaaaaatagaatattacaCAATCTAGCAAATCTATTTCTGTGTATATGTCTCAAATGTTTGAAAGCTGTGATTCAAAAAGGTATTTATACACCTATGTTTGTggcagtattattattattattattgtttttgagacggagtctcgctctgtcgcccaggctggagtgcagtggcgcaatctcggctcactgccacctccgcctcctgggttcacaccattctcctgcctcagcctcccgagtagctgggactataggcgcccgccaccaagcccggctaattttttgtatttttagtagagacggggtttcaccgtgttaaccaggaaggtctcgatctcctgacctcgtgatccccccgcctcggcctctcaaagtactgggattacaggcgtgagccaccgcgcccagcctatctaTACCAATCTTGATTTACCAGCTCAAAATCAACTCCACAGGTGGAGGATAAGGGAAAGGCTTTAATCAAAGTGTACAGCTTCAATGGAGGAACCATAGCAATTTTGAGTAGATCTAAAAGAACAGTTCCTAAGCATATTACATATTATTCATTCCATGAAGAGagtttttctaaatgaaaaatgtttaggACGTTCAGGAGAGGAAGAACAAATTAAAGAATGATCTCCACAGCAGAGACCTCAAGGCTCTTATGAGTGCAGGGCACAGTTCCAGTGCAAATGCCCGCAGGGACGGCAAGAGGGTCCCCACTGGGGTGCCTCGGGCTCCTTCCAGAACAGCAGTTGAAGCGGGTCCTGCTGCAGGCCTGCAGAAAGGCTGGGGTTCCTCTCCTTTCCGAGTTCCTTCCTGATGGAATCGTGGATTTTCAGCAGCTTCCGGGGGCGGCCTGAACTGCAGAGGGCGCCCTGGGCGTGTGTACTTCCACCTCCGCAGGCGCTGGCATCTCCGGGCTGGTTCAGGCGGCTTTGGACCTCATCGTCGTTAGCATCTGAGTCTTCTTGAGGTGCCTGGAGCCCGTTTGTGGTTTCAGCCATTGACTCCTGGACATGGGAATCTCGAAGGCGTTTTTGGCCCCTCTCATCTCCGGGAAGGGCTCTGTGCCCCGTGCGGTTGCTGTGCAGCAGCCAGCCCGCAGCAGAGCTCCCGCAGAGCTGATGGCATTGGCAGGAGTGGCGGCTCAGCACAGGGAAGTTATCCAGTGCCCAGGCCCAGGCTTGCTCTCGGTTCAGGTCCCATGGCATGTGGGGCTCTGGACCTGCCTGCCTCCAAGACAGCTCTCCCAAGGTTGATGGATGGAACTCCACAGCTTCAGCCTCGAAAGGCTTGACCAGctcagtcacacagctagtcTAGCAAAAGAGCAAATGGCTCAGTTCATCCCTGACTGTGGGTTTTTATAGCATTCTGTCTTGTACAGGAagtcagataccaaaatccaatcATGTGGGGATTAACACTTACTTACCTTGCTAATTGCTTCAGGCAGTGACAGGATTATGGTGAAAATTTCATCATTCTGGAAGGCACTATTGAAACTCCTTGGGTTTTTATGGGGTGAGGTGGTAAGAGCGTGGGGCAGGGGGTAAGAGAATGGGTCCAGTTATTGGGAGTTTTCCTATTTCAATAAGAAATTGTTAGttctcaatattttaatattttacaatttggTGAGATGTTATCTGTACATCTCTTATGGATATGATGTATCAAATTAAGGGAATTCACTGTTTCTAATTTGCTAAGATGATTTTTACATTAATAATATACAGGGTTgaattaaaaaagttttttggtATCTACTGAGattatcatatattttttctgttgttaaCGTGAGgaatattgattgattttcaaatgcccAACCAATGTTGAGTTCCTGACAAACACTATTagattataatacatttttaaagaagcacTGGATTCAGAATACTAACATGTCATTTATGATTTTGCTCTGTGATTGGGAGAGATATTGACTgatcaaaaaattgaggaggggcACTACAGTGATGCATGAAATGGGCTTATTAATACTTAAACTTGTCAATATTTAAAAGCTCTTTCCTGTGGCTCTCCTACCCAGTCAAAGACTTTTCGGATACAGGGAACATGTCTCATTTGGAGCATTTCAAAAGGCAAGAGTAGCGTAAGTCATTCTATTTTTGAAGGCACCCTGAAGCAAATTTTAACCTAGAATGAATTGTTGAGGATTCCTCCTGCAGGGGAAGAACACTGAGGCACATGAGGTAAGCAGGGAGGCATATTTAATGGCCTGGCTTCCCAAGGAAACATTACTGAAGTAGACACTCAGGTGAGATTGTTTTATTCAAAAGTGCATTTCAAAAGTCAAATGGGCTTTGCAGACGCCGCCGCTGCCAGAAGCCCTGTACTATCAGCCACGGTCAACCCCACCATGTTCTTCGACACTGACATCTCTGTCGACGGCGAGCCCTTGGGCTGCGTCTCCTTTGAGCTGTTTGCAGACAAGATTCCAAAGACAGCAGAAGACTTTCGTGTTCTGAGCAGTGGAGAGAAATGATTTGGTTATAAGGGTTCCtgctttcacagaattattccaggGTTTATGTGTCAGGGTGGTGACTGCACACACCATAATGGCACTGGTGGCAAGTCCATCTATGGGGAGAAATTTGTTGATGAGAACTTCATCCTAAAGCATACAGGTCCTGGCATCTTGTCCATGGCAAATGCTGGACCCAACACAAATGGTTCCCGGTTTTTCATCTGCACTGCCAAGACTGAGTGGTTGGATGGCAAGCATGTGGTCTTTGGCAAGGTGAAAGAAGGCAGGAATATTGTGGAGGCCATGGAGCACTTTGGATCCGGGAA from Symphalangus syndactylus isolate Jambi chromosome 16, NHGRI_mSymSyn1-v2.1_pri, whole genome shotgun sequence encodes the following:
- the LOC129464631 gene encoding peptidyl-prolyl cis-trans isomerase A-like, with amino-acid sequence MCQGGDCTHHNGTGGKSIYGEKFVDENFILKHTGPGILSMANAGPNTNGSRFFICTAKTEWLDGKHVVFGKVKEGRNIVEAMEHFGSGNGKTSKKTTISDCGQF